A single genomic interval of Caldisericaceae bacterium harbors:
- a CDS encoding ABC transporter ATP-binding protein, translated as MALLSVKNVYQTFPLKNKEVVVLENINFDVDEGEFVSLVGPSGCGKSTLLRIIAGLLKPSSGSVLFRDLVINDINPYTSMVFQSFGLLPWLDVTENITLGLEAKGVSLKERLKKAFKYIDMVGLEGFEEAYPRELSGGMKQRVGIARALIMEPELLLMDEPFSALDALTAENLRSEILKLWESGKLSLKSILLVTHNIEEAVYMSDRIIILSAHPGKIIGDERIDLPRPRDRESKEFYAIYDKIYSMILGSSLSKEVNP; from the coding sequence ATGGCGCTTTTGAGTGTAAAAAACGTGTATCAAACGTTTCCTTTAAAAAATAAAGAAGTTGTTGTGCTTGAAAATATTAATTTCGACGTTGATGAAGGTGAATTTGTAAGTCTTGTTGGTCCTTCTGGATGTGGTAAAAGCACACTTTTAAGGATTATAGCAGGGCTTTTAAAACCTTCATCTGGAAGTGTATTATTTAGAGACTTAGTAATAAATGATATTAACCCATATACAAGTATGGTATTTCAATCTTTTGGTCTTTTGCCGTGGCTTGATGTTACTGAAAATATTACTCTTGGTCTTGAAGCAAAGGGTGTATCTTTAAAGGAAAGATTAAAAAAAGCCTTTAAATATATAGATATGGTTGGTTTGGAAGGTTTTGAAGAGGCTTACCCTAGGGAACTTTCAGGAGGAATGAAACAACGAGTTGGTATTGCAAGAGCACTTATAATGGAACCTGAACTACTACTTATGGACGAACCATTTTCTGCTCTTGATGCTTTAACTGCAGAGAACCTTAGGTCTGAGATTCTTAAACTCTGGGAATCAGGAAAACTCTCTTTAAAATCTATCTTACTTGTTACACATAACATAGAAGAGGCAGTTTATATGTCTGATAGAATTATCATACTCTCTGCACATCCTGGCAAAATAATCGGTGACGAAAGAATTGATCTACCGCGTCCAAGAGATAGGGAGAGCAAGGAGTTTTATGCAATTTATGATAAAATATATTCGATGATTCTTGGATCAAGTTTAAGTAAGGAGGTGAATCCCTAA
- a CDS encoding AAA-associated domain-containing protein, whose amino-acid sequence MDDILPLPYVEIGKLLGLLAYLEDAEGKVDIYMIPEDIEIEADELISLLKLAQALGYVEAKEGDVSITSLGKEIVFGDENKRKILFKESIKKLPIFKKIINLLVKTTDNSIYRDDLLEMLQEEMTDEEAEETLKSIIELGRYAELIGYNPEDKEIYLDKLEEI is encoded by the coding sequence ATGGATGACATATTGCCGTTACCTTATGTAGAAATAGGTAAATTGTTAGGTTTGCTTGCTTATTTGGAAGATGCTGAAGGGAAAGTTGATATTTACATGATCCCTGAAGATATTGAAATTGAGGCAGATGAACTTATATCGCTTCTTAAGTTAGCTCAGGCATTAGGTTATGTTGAAGCAAAAGAAGGAGATGTATCAATTACTAGTTTAGGTAAGGAGATTGTGTTTGGTGACGAAAATAAGAGAAAAATCCTTTTTAAAGAGTCAATCAAAAAATTACCAATTTTTAAAAAAATCATCAATTTGTTGGTTAAAACAACCGATAATTCAATCTATAGAGATGATTTACTTGAAATGCTTCAAGAGGAAATGACTGATGAAGAAGCTGAAGAAACCCTTAAGAGCATTATTGAATTAGGAAGATACGCTGAATTGATTGGCTATAACCCAGAAGATAAAGAAATTTATCTTGATAAGTTAGAGGAAATATGA
- a CDS encoding M42 family metallopeptidase: MASIELIKKLSNAFGVSGSEDEVIDIIKKEIAGFVDHIEVDNLKNLIALKNLDLPKEKIMLNAHMDEVGLLVKGIAEKGYVRFLKVGGIDDRLLPGKRVLIGKNRVEGVISAKPIHLQKELERNSSITYDRLVIDIGAKSKEEASKLINVGDPIIFNTGFEQLSNRRYSGKAFDDRLGCALITDILKEDLKVPIIAMFSSQEEVGLRGATVGAFKYTGDISITIEGTIAADFPDVRESEKCSSLGNGPVITIKDGSVITDHDLRNKLVHLAEKLKIPYQFKQVVAGGTDSSRIQLTKGGVRVLVVAVPVRYIHSPVSVFDIEDYNATKRLIIEFIKNYYGGKHD; the protein is encoded by the coding sequence ATGGCGAGTATTGAGCTTATTAAAAAATTGAGTAATGCTTTTGGGGTTTCTGGCTCTGAGGACGAAGTTATTGATATTATTAAAAAAGAAATAGCAGGTTTCGTGGACCATATAGAAGTTGATAACCTTAAGAATCTTATTGCTTTAAAAAACCTAGATCTACCAAAAGAAAAAATTATGTTGAATGCTCATATGGATGAAGTTGGTCTTCTTGTAAAAGGTATTGCTGAAAAAGGGTATGTTAGGTTTCTTAAAGTTGGGGGCATTGACGATAGATTATTACCTGGAAAAAGAGTTTTAATAGGAAAGAATCGAGTAGAAGGTGTCATTTCTGCCAAACCTATCCACTTACAAAAAGAATTAGAAAGGAACTCTTCTATAACTTACGATAGATTAGTTATAGATATTGGTGCAAAATCAAAAGAAGAAGCATCTAAACTCATTAATGTTGGTGATCCAATAATTTTTAATACCGGATTTGAGCAACTTAGTAATAGAAGATATTCAGGTAAAGCTTTTGATGATAGACTTGGTTGTGCGCTTATTACTGACATTCTTAAAGAAGATTTAAAAGTCCCAATTATTGCAATGTTTTCCTCTCAAGAAGAGGTGGGTTTAAGAGGTGCTACTGTTGGAGCTTTTAAATATACGGGGGACATTTCAATAACAATAGAAGGAACTATTGCTGCTGATTTTCCTGATGTAAGAGAATCTGAAAAGTGTTCCTCTTTAGGAAATGGTCCTGTAATAACAATCAAAGATGGATCTGTCATTACTGACCATGATTTAAGGAACAAACTTGTTCATTTGGCTGAGAAGCTTAAGATTCCATACCAATTTAAACAGGTAGTTGCAGGCGGAACGGATTCTTCAAGAATACAGTTAACAAAAGGTGGAGTTAGAGTTCTCGTTGTTGCTGTTCCTGTGAGGTATATCCATAGTCCAGTTTCTGTATTTGATATTGAAGATTATAATGCAACAAAAAGACTTATCATTGAATTTATAAAGAATTATTATGGAGGCAAGCATGATTGA
- a CDS encoding TIGR04076 family protein has translation MYKIKIRVVSVEGHCAANLKVGDTFEIDSNGQPVPVQFCGWAFVTLWPFITPLRYGGTLPWEKDPNKAYVSCPDPENTVVFEISRTPDDTPFESDKQAF, from the coding sequence ATGTATAAAATAAAAATTAGGGTTGTAAGTGTAGAAGGACACTGCGCTGCAAATTTAAAAGTGGGTGATACCTTTGAGATAGATAGCAATGGTCAACCAGTTCCCGTGCAGTTTTGTGGTTGGGCTTTTGTTACGCTCTGGCCATTTATTACCCCACTTAGATACGGTGGCACTCTTCCTTGGGAGAAAGACCCTAATAAAGCCTATGTTTCATGTCCTGATCCTGAGAATACAGTGGTTTTTGAGATTAGTAGAACTCCTGACGACACTCCTTTTGAGTCAGACAAACAAGCTTTTTGA
- a CDS encoding M20/M25/M40 family metallo-hydrolase, with protein MIDTLEKLVKAFGPSSKEFEVKKVIKDLVKNIDCETDEDKFGNLVLHFKGEGSKIMLAAHLDSIGIIVTDIDKNGLLHFSQIGGLRTSFLLGSRILFENGIEGTVFYEDRDALWEPKEFKIEKFIIDIGAKSKKEALEKVNIGSFGVFYPIFSESVERIIAPSLDDRVGCAILVEVAKNLKKKNLKFDTFFVFTVQEEIGVKGARTSTFEITPEYGIAIDVTTAGDYTEPKINAIELGKGPAIKVMDGGMITNIELRERLIKVAKKESIPYQLEVITGGTTDAFAMQITKDGVKTAAVSVPTRYVHTQGEIVDKNDIKNVAILLKQFLEKETF; from the coding sequence ATGATTGATACTTTAGAAAAGCTTGTTAAGGCTTTTGGTCCTTCTTCGAAAGAATTCGAAGTAAAAAAAGTTATCAAGGATTTAGTTAAAAATATTGATTGTGAAACGGACGAAGATAAATTTGGGAACCTTGTTTTACATTTCAAGGGAGAGGGTTCTAAAATTATGCTTGCAGCTCATCTTGATAGCATTGGCATTATTGTTACCGATATTGATAAAAACGGCTTATTACATTTTTCTCAGATTGGAGGTTTGAGAACAAGTTTTTTACTTGGCTCAAGAATCCTTTTTGAAAATGGAATAGAAGGCACTGTTTTTTATGAAGATAGAGATGCCTTATGGGAACCAAAAGAATTTAAAATAGAAAAATTTATCATAGATATTGGAGCTAAATCTAAAAAAGAAGCTTTGGAAAAAGTTAACATTGGCTCTTTTGGTGTATTTTATCCTATTTTTTCAGAATCAGTTGAAAGGATCATTGCACCATCTTTAGATGATAGAGTTGGCTGTGCGATTTTGGTAGAAGTTGCGAAGAATCTAAAAAAGAAAAACCTTAAATTTGATACATTCTTTGTATTTACAGTCCAAGAAGAGATTGGTGTAAAGGGTGCAAGGACATCTACCTTCGAGATTACTCCAGAATACGGCATTGCTATTGATGTAACAACTGCAGGAGATTATACTGAACCAAAAATTAATGCAATTGAATTAGGCAAAGGTCCTGCTATCAAGGTAATGGACGGAGGTATGATAACAAATATTGAGCTTAGAGAAAGGCTCATTAAAGTAGCAAAAAAGGAGTCGATTCCGTATCAACTTGAAGTTATTACAGGTGGCACCACCGATGCTTTTGCAATGCAAATTACAAAAGATGGAGTTAAGACTGCTGCTGTATCGGTTCCAACAAGGTATGTGCATACTCAAGGTGAAATTGTTGATAAAAACGATATTAAAAATGTTGCAATATTATTAAAGCAATTTTTAGAGAAAGAAACATTCTAG
- a CDS encoding ABC transporter permease subunit, giving the protein MKEKARVNQLLIQIAFIALLIGFVYLFYKRQVNISSFVENLKVSLIPYYLFRSLIRMFLAYFVSLIFAFTYGYLAATDKRREAILIPILDILQSVPILGFFPVAIAFFISIFPNSIVGVELASIFLIFTSQSWNISFGIYESIKAIPRDIYEAYAFFDPYHLLRLRRLYIPASIPKIIYNSIVSWSNGWYFLVASEIFATGEKSFRLPGIGSFILVAASENKIGLVILGILSLALVIFLLDMFMWRPLSQWSRRFNYSVFPGEEEQKEVLDIVIYFWEFVGNILSKLKNILLLLLEPFKRKNVNPIDFRKILKSKIFEVVEKGIRFLFTVGVIGILIYLSIATAKGIVLLVSTFKLQYVFTTAKSLFLSFLRILISYIIAVSWTVPVAIFLSQRKRLLNFVLPIFQILSSIPAISFFPLLLYFLLPFKFGLEIASIVLILTGMQWYIVFLALGGLKAIPNDLLEVVDSYRVKGKLKLMRLLIPSMLPSFLTGTITSIGGAWNALVVAEYIELKGKIYTVSGIGALLNDSLLNNEKTLFIFALFAMVLTVYSINHFVYRPLYDKILDKYKMES; this is encoded by the coding sequence ATGAAGGAAAAGGCGAGGGTAAATCAACTTCTTATTCAGATTGCATTCATTGCATTGTTAATTGGGTTTGTCTATTTGTTTTATAAAAGACAGGTAAATATATCAAGTTTTGTAGAAAATTTAAAAGTTTCATTAATTCCTTATTACCTTTTTAGGTCTTTAATCAGAATGTTCTTAGCGTATTTTGTTTCTTTAATCTTTGCTTTTACTTATGGTTATCTTGCTGCAACAGATAAAAGAAGAGAGGCAATTTTAATCCCTATCCTTGATATTTTACAATCAGTCCCAATACTTGGATTTTTCCCTGTTGCAATTGCTTTTTTTATCTCAATATTTCCTAATTCAATAGTTGGTGTGGAGTTAGCTTCAATTTTTCTTATTTTTACTTCTCAATCTTGGAACATTTCATTTGGTATTTATGAGAGTATAAAAGCAATACCCAGGGATATTTACGAAGCTTATGCGTTTTTTGACCCATACCACTTACTTCGACTTAGAAGGTTGTATATTCCAGCGTCAATACCCAAAATCATTTATAATAGCATTGTAAGTTGGTCAAACGGTTGGTATTTCCTTGTTGCTTCTGAAATCTTTGCAACTGGAGAGAAGTCTTTTAGACTACCAGGTATTGGAAGTTTTATTCTTGTTGCTGCTTCAGAAAATAAAATTGGACTTGTCATCCTTGGTATTTTATCTCTTGCTTTAGTGATTTTTTTGTTGGATATGTTTATGTGGAGGCCCTTAAGCCAATGGTCAAGAAGGTTTAATTATTCAGTATTTCCGGGTGAAGAAGAGCAAAAAGAAGTTTTAGATATCGTTATCTATTTTTGGGAATTTGTAGGAAATATACTTTCAAAACTTAAGAATATACTTTTATTACTTTTAGAACCTTTTAAAAGAAAAAACGTTAATCCAATAGATTTTAGAAAAATTTTAAAATCAAAAATTTTTGAAGTAGTTGAGAAAGGTATAAGGTTCTTGTTTACTGTTGGTGTTATTGGCATATTGATATACTTGTCAATTGCGACAGCAAAAGGTATTGTTTTACTTGTTTCAACATTCAAACTGCAGTATGTTTTTACAACAGCTAAATCTTTATTTTTATCTTTTCTTAGAATTCTGATATCGTATATTATTGCAGTGTCTTGGACAGTTCCGGTTGCAATTTTTTTATCCCAAAGGAAACGCTTGTTGAATTTTGTTCTTCCAATATTTCAGATTCTTTCTTCAATTCCTGCAATTTCATTTTTCCCGCTTCTCTTGTACTTTCTTTTGCCATTTAAATTTGGATTAGAAATAGCTTCTATTGTTTTGATACTCACAGGTATGCAGTGGTATATTGTTTTTCTTGCTCTTGGTGGATTAAAGGCGATCCCTAATGATCTTCTTGAAGTTGTAGATTCTTATAGGGTTAAGGGAAAATTGAAGTTAATGAGGTTGTTAATTCCATCAATGTTACCATCTTTTCTTACAGGCACAATAACGTCGATTGGTGGTGCATGGAATGCCCTTGTAGTTGCTGAATACATTGAATTAAAAGGTAAAATTTATACGGTAAGTGGAATTGGAGCTTTGCTTAATGATTCCCTTTTAAATAACGAAAAGACATTATTTATCTTTGCCTTATTTGCAATGGTTTTGACCGTCTATTCGATTAATCATTTTGTTTATAGGCCACTTTATGATAAAATTCTAGATAAATACAAAATGGAGAGTTAA
- the ndk gene encoding nucleoside-diphosphate kinase translates to MIEETFVMIKPDGVKRGLVGEIISRFERKLMKIAELRMEQLSREQAEELYEAHKGRDYFEKLINYTISGPVVVIKIVGEEAIMNCRIIIGATDPAKRLPGSIRGDFSPYLTENVVHASSSVEDAQRELKLFFG, encoded by the coding sequence ATGATAGAAGAAACATTTGTAATGATAAAACCAGATGGTGTTAAAAGAGGTCTCGTTGGAGAGATTATCTCCCGTTTTGAAAGAAAACTCATGAAGATTGCGGAATTAAGAATGGAGCAACTCTCAAGAGAACAGGCAGAAGAACTTTATGAGGCTCATAAAGGTCGTGATTACTTTGAAAAACTCATAAATTATACGATATCTGGTCCCGTGGTTGTTATAAAAATAGTTGGTGAAGAAGCAATTATGAATTGTAGGATTATCATAGGTGCAACAGACCCTGCAAAAAGACTTCCAGGAAGTATAAGGGGGGATTTCTCTCCGTATCTTACAGAAAATGTAGTGCATGCTTCTTCAAGTGTTGAAGATGCACAAAGGGAATTAAAACTTTTCTTCGGGTGA